TGCTGTAATGGCAGTCCAAGACATGTTCAGACCGATTAACAATGACACCAACATTCCTATGGTGATCAGGTAAACGCATGATTTCCATAACATTCTTTTCCATCTAGCGGCCAAGGTTTCCTTCCCTTGCGAGTACGTCATTGAGAGCACCCTCTGTGACAAagcattctcattttttttctgcGAAGATGAATCAGTTATCGCCTCCTTCGACACATTTGAATTTCTTGCTGAGTCAAGTGTGCCGCTCAGGACCCTATGGATTTCACCTTCATTCAGAGCCAAGCGGCTTCTGAGTGTCTCAGTTTGAGCTGGGGTGTTAACATTCATGATGGGAGAGCCTTGCGTATTCATGGACTCCAACCTAGAGTTCCATTCCTGAGAATTTAAGGACGAAAGATGTGACATTGTTGCGGGTGAAAAGCGATGAGAATTCACATCCTGCTCAGCAACCACTTCGCTAGTAGCATCTTCTTCGTCCTTTTGAATGGATAGTAGCTTCCAATACATGCATAGTAGAATCAAAGCATTGACAAAAAGCCCCACCAGCATCGCAGGAAGAAGGCCAAAAAGAAATCTTCCAAACGAAATCTTGCTCTGAACAGCTATAATCAGGTTTTGAGGATTGCCAATTGGAGTCGCCGCAGACCCAATATTCGCACTTGAGGCAAGAGCAAGTAGAAACGGATGAGGAGGAAGATTATGTTGCCTGGCTATTTTCAAGACAAACTCGGTCAAGACGACACAGGAGGTATCGTTGGTGAATAGGGCGCTGGATATGGCGGATATTATGCAGATACGGCAAAGCAAGTCTCGGGCTCCCCTGCTTTTCCACGAGAGCAACTTGCCCAGGTACTGAAACATGTCCGCCTTTTCAAGATACACGCTAACAACCATCGTCCCAAACAGGAGACCAAGGATTGGGAGGTCGATCGCTGCATAAGCTTCATCGGGCGTTATGACCCTAAAAATGACCATGAGCATCGCCCCCAGAAGGGAGCCAGCAGTCCTCCCGATCGGCATAACCGGGACAGCTGGGAAAACCGCCAATACCCAGAAGGCCGCAAAGGCGATAGACCCGAGAACCACTTTCACTGATGAAGCCATTACCATATCCTTTTTTGGCCGATTTGATGAGAGTTAGCACTCAGAACTCGATGGACTGAAAAATCACTAACTACCAGAACTTCACAACCGATCCATAGTCGCTTCTGTGAGCAAGTTTCCCCATTAGAACataatgaaaaacaaatatagactccaaagaaaataatcacCTAGCAACACTCTCATACTTTAGGCTGCTCAAAGGACACCACAGTAACGGATGTGCCTTCAGATGCCCTGACTTAACCGAACAGTCATCAATTCAACTCACTGCCACAAAGTCTTTTTCCACCAGAGACTGCCATGATCAGCTGGGTCTCTTCAAGAGTTGAAACAGTCTCAGTGATCGAAACTCATCACCACTTGAGGAGACATAACTTTAGCTTCGCAAGCTATCCAGGGCTTTAAACCACTAAACGAAGATCAGAGCCTCTGACTGCAAAAGGTCCCTGAAGTTTCAAACATGTCAAATGCTAGCTTTCTTCattagtaaaagaaaaaggaactaaACAAGGCATGATTCTTAGTTAAAGAAGAGTGCTAAATCGAAACAAGTACACCCCGTCTACTTTTGGATCCACTCACACAGCGTCTCAGTTCAGTCAGGTCGAGATCGAATGGAAAGAGCCAGATCAATCTCTGCAATCGCAATTCCTATGCAATAGAGGGTAAACTGATAGCCCCAGCAATTTTTTCAGTTCAATGCAGTTTTTCTCATAACACACTGAACAAGAATGTTATAGTCAAGCCACAGAGAACgacctcaaaagaacagtaacgAATCACCAGAGTGCATGAAGCATGATGAGGGAGCGATCGAAGAGAAACCCGCGAACGAGAGTGGCCAGTCGACATGGCCATTCCGAGCTCTACGAGCGGATTTTGCATAATTCGAGTgacaaaaccaaataaattcacgAGGCAATTGAAGTCTCGGTCACTCACCAAGAGATCAAGCGTTGATCGGAGTGCGAAAGGTTCGTCGTTGACGTTGTTGGGTAGCCTCCGACGATTTACCAGAAGCATCCGGATCAACGGTTCTTATCCACTTCCTATAAAATACCctcttgaaattttcttttggcacTTCTTCTCGTCTTATATGTCACATGATTTGTCATGAGCTCGCAGCgacctttttctctctccaaagGTCCAGTTTTTCTGAACACCCGATTAATTTCTATGCGTCCTTTTATTCCGTGCACATCGGGAAAATTATCTTAGTAGCCAAGAAAATGTGCCGAAAATGTCGAAATGATGATTCGAATCCGGATATCAAGAGCTGAGAGCTAAACAAATTTTGGTGCATTAGCTTAGttcatcatttcatttttttttcagtcacatttggACATACTGTTTTGGATTCGGCCAATGATGTCGCAGTCGGCATTTAATTCTTTAACCCATAATTGCGTCATTCTTGGCAGGTGGTCGGGAAAACTTTATCAATCTTGACCTTGGGAAAGCAGGAACAGGACAGGCAAGAAGGAGAGACCTGTGCATTTGATTAAACCCAAGAATGAGAACACCTTTCAGTTCCTTGGAAGCAGCAGTTGAGATGacgttaatttttttaagtccACAACGCGTTGGACGGGGCCGACGGACGAATAATGTTCTCCATCATAGTAACAAACAGATAACATAATATATTACAGAAAGTGTCAGGAATGTGACTATTTGTTTCTAGCTTAGGTTATACGTTTAATGGCGACAAAGGAAATAAA
The sequence above is drawn from the Eucalyptus grandis isolate ANBG69807.140 chromosome 11, ASM1654582v1, whole genome shotgun sequence genome and encodes:
- the LOC104424433 gene encoding silicon efflux transporter LSI2 isoform X1; protein product: MVMASSVKVVLGSIAFAAFWVLAVFPAVPVMPIGRTAGSLLGAMLMVIFRVITPDEAYAAIDLPILGLLFGTMVVSVYLEKADMFQYLGKLLSWKSRGARDLLCRICIISAISSALFTNDTSCVVLTEFVLKIARQHNLPPHPFLLALASSANIGSAATPIGNPQNLIIAVQSKISFGRFLFGLLPAMLVGLFVNALILLCMYWKLLSIQKDEEDATSEVVAEQDVNSHRFSPATMSHLSSLNSQEWNSRLESMNTQGSPIMNVNTPAQTETLRSRLALNEGEIHRVLSGTLDSARNSNVSKEAITDSSSQKKNENALSQRVLSMTYSQGKETLAARWKRMLWKSCVYLITIGMLVSLLIGLNMSWTAITAALALVVLDFRDARPCLEKVSYSLLIFFCGMFITVEGFNKTGIPSSLWDLMEPYSKIDHASGTAVLAAVILVLSNVASNVPTVLLLGGRVAASAAAISAAEEKKSWLILAWVSTVAGNLSLLGSAANLIVCEQAHRTPHLGYTLSFWTHLVFGFPSTVIVTAIGLILIR
- the LOC104424433 gene encoding silicon efflux transporter LSI2 isoform X2; the encoded protein is MVMASSVKVVLGSIAFAAFWVLAVFPAVPVMPIGRTAGSLLGAMLMVIFRVITPDEAYAAIDLPILGLLFGTMVVSVYLEKADMFQYLGKLLSWKSRGARDLLCRICIISAISSALFTNDTSCVVLTEFVLKIARQHNLPPHPFLLALASSANIGSAATPIGNPQNLIIAVQSKISFGRFLFGLLPAMLVGLFVNALILLCMYWKLLSIQKDEEDATSEVVAEQDVNSHRFSPATMSHLSSLNSQEWNSRLESMNTQGSPIMNVNTPAQTETLRSRLALNEGEIHRVLSGTLDSARNSNVSKEAITDSSSQKKNENALSQRVLSMTYSQGKETLAARWKRMLWKSCVYLITIGMLVSLLIGLNMSWTAITAALALVVLDFRDARPCLEKDLIKLEFQAVSGTSWNPIPKLIMLVGRRFWLLSYWFSRMWLQMCQQFSCLEDG